The Saccharopolyspora gloriosae genome has a segment encoding these proteins:
- a CDS encoding methionine ABC transporter permease translates to MNIDWNTIGPVLLSSIGQTIGMVLTTMLVGGFLGLVLGILLYTTRSGGLLGNRVVFTVLNVLVNIIRPIPFIIFITAIGPVTLAVVGTTLGTPAATFALIVAATFGISRIVEQNLVAIDPGVIEAARAMGASPLRIIVTLLVPEALGPLILGYTFVFVAVVDMTAVAGAVGGGGLGDFAITYGYQRFDWTVTAIAVLIIIVLVQAAQFLGNRLSRLALRR, encoded by the coding sequence ATGAACATCGACTGGAACACCATCGGCCCGGTGCTGCTGAGCTCGATCGGCCAGACCATCGGGATGGTGCTGACGACGATGCTCGTCGGCGGATTCCTCGGGCTGGTGCTGGGAATTCTGCTCTACACCACCAGATCCGGCGGGCTGCTCGGCAACCGCGTGGTGTTCACCGTGCTCAACGTGCTGGTGAACATCATCCGGCCGATCCCGTTCATCATCTTCATCACCGCGATCGGCCCGGTGACGCTCGCCGTCGTCGGTACCACGCTGGGCACTCCGGCGGCGACGTTCGCGCTGATCGTGGCGGCCACGTTCGGCATCTCCCGCATCGTGGAGCAGAACCTCGTCGCCATCGACCCCGGCGTGATCGAGGCGGCCCGCGCGATGGGCGCGAGCCCGCTGCGGATCATCGTCACGTTGCTGGTGCCGGAGGCGCTGGGGCCGCTGATCCTGGGCTACACCTTCGTGTTCGTCGCGGTCGTGGACATGACGGCGGTGGCGGGAGCGGTCGGCGGCGGCGGGCTCGGCGACTTCGCCATCACCTACGGCTACCAGCGCTTCGACTGGACTGTCACGGCGATCGCGGTGCTGATCATCATCGTGCTGGTGCAGGCGGCCCAATTCCTCGGCAACCGCCTGTCCCGCCTGGCGCTGCGGCGGTGA
- a CDS encoding GH92 family glycosyl hydrolase, with protein sequence MRTSRRRRTSDRYRSILVTTVGLVTALALPAAAAPAIAAPAAPDVEDPAQYVNPFTGTQVGGPDFGHGGGAGNTFPGAAAPFGMMQWSPDTTEYQHGGYQYDDDRIRGFSLTHISGAGCGDFGNIPFLPVLGDAPAADYTFSHENESASPGAYDVTFDNGLRTELTATQRAGIAKFTYPEGQTASLSVDAAKAFNDASGSLTVEGNSISGYTDGGGFCGGGNEYRIYFHAEFDKDFTNSGVVRDGKVDPSSKEITGSAAGAAPAKDGRAAPQDDGAQAFVSFDPGAERTVTARVGMSFVSLDGAKANATEELGERGINEVRDGTRAAWNEMLGRINVGGGADQDRRRLYTGLYHSLLHPNVFSDVTGEYTGFDGNVHTAEPGHAQYANYSGWDVYRSQMQLVSLIAPDIASDIAQSAVNQSVQGGYFDRWTVANGGTGVMTGDPLPIMIASAHAFGATDFDTATALERMVAGASNSDERPVHDKYGELGYIPADDEESWGSVSTTLEYTSADFAVAQFAQRIGSTETHDEFQNRAQNWKNLFNPGNGWIQPRAADGSWPEFAPEQQDGYVEGNAAQYTWMVPFNHRELFDQMGGDEQVTGRLDEFFAELNGGPDKANAYLGNEPSANTPWAYAYAGQPHKTQDVVRRALTDLFSAEPNGLVGNDDLGQMSSWAVWASLGMYPEAPGRAELVLASPLFSSISIDRGNGKTIDINAPDASRDAKYVQDLAVNGTPSGKTWLSERFVNEGGTLDYTLGTEPNTEWGSAPEDAPPSFGAPGS encoded by the coding sequence ATGCGCACATCCAGGCGCAGACGCACATCCGACCGATACCGATCGATTCTGGTCACCACGGTCGGGCTGGTCACCGCACTGGCCCTGCCCGCAGCGGCGGCCCCGGCGATCGCGGCCCCGGCCGCGCCGGACGTCGAAGATCCCGCGCAGTACGTCAACCCGTTCACCGGAACCCAGGTCGGCGGCCCCGACTTCGGGCACGGCGGCGGCGCGGGCAACACCTTCCCGGGTGCCGCGGCGCCGTTCGGGATGATGCAGTGGAGCCCGGACACGACCGAATACCAGCACGGCGGCTACCAGTACGACGACGATCGGATCCGCGGATTCAGCCTCACCCACATCTCCGGCGCGGGCTGCGGCGACTTCGGCAACATTCCGTTCCTGCCCGTGCTCGGTGACGCTCCGGCCGCGGACTACACGTTCTCGCACGAGAACGAATCCGCGTCGCCCGGCGCCTACGACGTCACCTTCGACAACGGCCTGCGGACCGAGCTCACCGCCACCCAGCGGGCGGGCATCGCGAAATTCACCTACCCGGAAGGGCAGACCGCGTCGCTGTCGGTCGACGCGGCGAAGGCGTTCAACGACGCGTCCGGCTCGCTGACGGTCGAGGGCAACAGCATCAGCGGCTACACCGACGGCGGCGGCTTCTGCGGGGGCGGCAACGAATATCGGATCTACTTCCACGCGGAGTTCGACAAGGACTTCACCAACAGCGGCGTGGTGCGCGACGGCAAGGTCGACCCGTCGAGCAAGGAGATCACCGGCTCGGCCGCGGGAGCCGCACCCGCGAAGGACGGGCGGGCGGCTCCGCAGGACGACGGGGCGCAGGCGTTCGTGTCCTTCGATCCCGGCGCCGAGCGCACCGTGACCGCCCGCGTCGGCATGTCGTTCGTCAGCCTCGACGGCGCCAAGGCCAATGCCACCGAGGAACTCGGCGAGCGCGGCATCAACGAGGTCCGCGACGGCACCAGGGCCGCGTGGAACGAGATGCTCGGCCGGATCAACGTCGGTGGCGGTGCGGACCAGGACCGCCGCCGCCTCTACACCGGCCTCTACCACTCGTTGCTGCACCCGAACGTCTTCAGCGACGTCACCGGCGAGTACACGGGCTTCGACGGCAACGTGCACACCGCCGAACCGGGCCACGCCCAGTACGCGAACTACTCCGGCTGGGACGTGTACCGCTCGCAGATGCAGCTGGTCTCGCTGATCGCACCGGACATCGCCTCCGACATCGCGCAGTCCGCGGTGAACCAGTCCGTGCAGGGCGGCTACTTCGACCGCTGGACGGTGGCCAACGGCGGGACCGGCGTGATGACCGGCGATCCGCTGCCGATCATGATCGCGAGCGCGCACGCCTTCGGCGCCACCGACTTCGACACCGCCACGGCGCTGGAACGCATGGTGGCGGGTGCGTCCAACTCCGATGAACGCCCCGTCCACGACAAGTACGGGGAGCTCGGCTACATCCCCGCCGACGACGAAGAGTCCTGGGGATCGGTCTCGACCACCTTGGAGTACACCAGCGCGGACTTCGCGGTGGCCCAGTTCGCCCAGCGGATCGGCTCGACCGAAACCCACGACGAGTTCCAGAACCGGGCGCAGAACTGGAAGAACCTGTTCAACCCCGGCAACGGCTGGATCCAGCCCCGCGCGGCCGACGGCTCCTGGCCGGAGTTCGCCCCTGAACAGCAGGACGGCTACGTCGAGGGCAACGCCGCGCAGTACACCTGGATGGTGCCGTTCAACCACCGGGAGCTGTTCGATCAGATGGGCGGCGACGAACAGGTCACCGGGCGGCTCGACGAGTTCTTCGCCGAACTCAACGGCGGCCCGGACAAGGCCAACGCCTACCTCGGCAACGAGCCTTCCGCGAACACGCCCTGGGCGTACGCCTACGCGGGGCAGCCGCACAAGACCCAGGACGTGGTGCGGCGAGCGCTGACCGACCTGTTCAGCGCGGAACCCAACGGCCTGGTCGGCAACGACGACCTCGGCCAGATGTCCTCCTGGGCGGTCTGGGCGTCGCTCGGCATGTACCCGGAGGCGCCGGGCCGTGCCGAACTGGTGCTGGCCAGCCCGCTGTTCTCGTCGATCAGCATCGACCGGGGCAACGGGAAGACGATCGACATCAACGCTCCGGACGCGTCGCGGGACGCGAAGTACGTGCAGGACCTGGCGGTCAACGGCACGCCGAGCGGCAAGACGTGGCTGTCGGAGCGGTTCGTCAACGAGGGCGGCACGCTGGACTACACCCTCGGCACCGAACCGAACACCGAGTGGGGCAGCGCACCGGAGGACGCACCCCCGTCGTTCGGGGCACCGGGCAGCTGA
- a CDS encoding ABC transporter substrate-binding protein produces MSPHVSRRSVLLGAGALGAAAGIGATADLGLHAAQHRDASSAAMRIGYLPITDAAPLLVAHGSGLLDEHGTGAQRPVKFRSWASLAEAFLTRQVDVVHLLMPFAVQLRYAMGTACRVLAWNHTNGSALTVHRDIDRIEQLAGRKVAIPFWWSIHNIVLQRMLRAAGLTPVVRRQPSAEDGTVELVVMSPSDMVPALDNGSVGGFIVADPFNAIAEIKGVGRILRFVGDVWRDHACCVVLAHEDFLRAAPDRVQGLVDALALSQLGLARDRRAGARALTGGHYLPQPLKAVTKALNYPAAEYVERGALRHADWSGQRIGFQPFPFPGFTAELVASMRDTVVDGDTGFLTGIRPDEVHGQLVDDRFVRNSLNRFGGPGAFGLPDALLRSEEVNPA; encoded by the coding sequence ATGAGCCCGCACGTGAGTCGCCGCTCGGTGCTGCTCGGCGCGGGCGCGCTCGGGGCGGCGGCCGGAATCGGTGCGACCGCGGACCTCGGCCTGCACGCCGCCCAGCACCGCGACGCCTCCTCGGCGGCGATGCGGATCGGCTACCTGCCGATCACCGATGCCGCACCGCTGCTCGTCGCGCACGGCAGCGGGCTGCTCGACGAGCACGGCACCGGCGCGCAGCGTCCCGTGAAGTTCCGCAGCTGGGCTTCGCTGGCCGAGGCGTTCCTGACCCGCCAGGTCGACGTGGTGCACCTGCTCATGCCGTTCGCGGTGCAGCTGCGCTACGCGATGGGCACCGCGTGCCGGGTGCTGGCGTGGAACCACACCAACGGCTCCGCGCTCACCGTGCACCGCGACATCGATCGCATCGAGCAGCTGGCCGGGCGCAAGGTCGCCATCCCGTTCTGGTGGTCCATCCACAACATCGTGCTGCAGCGGATGCTGCGCGCCGCCGGGCTCACACCGGTCGTGCGGCGGCAGCCGTCGGCCGAGGACGGGACGGTGGAGCTGGTGGTGATGAGCCCGTCGGACATGGTTCCGGCGCTGGACAACGGTTCCGTCGGCGGCTTCATCGTCGCCGACCCGTTCAACGCCATCGCCGAGATCAAGGGCGTCGGGCGCATCCTGCGCTTCGTCGGCGACGTGTGGCGCGACCACGCCTGCTGCGTGGTGCTGGCGCACGAGGACTTCCTGCGCGCCGCGCCGGACCGGGTGCAGGGGCTGGTCGACGCGCTGGCGCTGTCCCAGCTGGGGCTCGCGCGGGATCGGCGGGCCGGTGCGCGGGCGCTCACCGGCGGGCATTACCTGCCGCAGCCGCTCAAGGCGGTGACCAAGGCGCTGAACTACCCGGCGGCCGAGTACGTGGAACGCGGCGCCTTGCGACATGCCGATTGGTCCGGTCAGCGCATCGGATTCCAGCCGTTCCCGTTCCCCGGTTTCACCGCGGAACTCGTCGCGTCCATGCGGGACACGGTCGTCGACGGCGACACCGGTTTCCTCACCGGGATTCGTCCCGACGAGGTGCACGGGCAACTCGTCGACGACCGGTTCGTGCGCAACAGCCTGAACCGCTTCGGCGGCCCCGGCGCGTTCGGCCTGCCCGATGCCCTACTCCGCAGCGAAGAGGTGAACCCCGCATGA
- a CDS encoding acyl-CoA dehydrogenase family protein — MVSAHTAAQVAAPTGYPDRAAVAEFFTARAGDLDQGGCDVRPGLGFLGERGLLGLGAPDNADDELATMLLVVEDVAASCMSSGFSLWAQRMVIEYLERGRAGAGPDREPAALRSGSRIGVTAMAPAMKHVAGLEPVPVIAERTDGGVRLNGPIRWASNLFEDALVVVPARFADGGGLIAVLRVDDPGVTVRSAPELLALGGTRSSSATLTQVEVPAGNVLSEDLTGFVRSVRPTFLLVQSAFCAGLAGASRRCSAELLDGLNAEFREDFDELASRHDSVRARLFDFARAPHRPSPADLLRLRLDAARVAGTATKLESTLIGGRGYVATSATSRRLREAAFLPIQAPTEGQLRWELSRSA, encoded by the coding sequence ATGGTCTCCGCGCACACCGCCGCCCAGGTCGCGGCGCCCACCGGCTATCCGGATCGCGCGGCCGTCGCGGAGTTCTTCACCGCACGGGCCGGTGATCTGGACCAGGGCGGCTGCGATGTCCGCCCCGGCCTCGGTTTCCTCGGCGAACGGGGGCTGCTCGGGCTGGGCGCACCGGACAACGCGGACGACGAGCTGGCCACCATGCTGCTGGTCGTCGAGGACGTCGCGGCGAGCTGCATGAGCTCCGGGTTCTCGCTGTGGGCGCAGCGCATGGTGATCGAGTACCTCGAACGCGGGCGAGCCGGGGCGGGACCGGATCGGGAACCGGCCGCGCTGCGGTCGGGTTCCCGGATCGGCGTCACCGCGATGGCCCCGGCGATGAAGCACGTGGCCGGGCTCGAACCGGTCCCGGTGATCGCCGAACGCACCGACGGCGGCGTACGGCTCAACGGACCGATCCGCTGGGCGTCGAACCTGTTCGAGGACGCGCTGGTCGTGGTGCCCGCGCGGTTCGCCGACGGCGGCGGCCTGATCGCGGTGCTGCGCGTCGACGATCCCGGCGTGACGGTCCGCAGTGCACCGGAACTGCTGGCGCTGGGCGGCACCCGTTCGTCGTCGGCGACCCTCACGCAGGTGGAGGTGCCCGCCGGGAACGTGCTCAGCGAGGACCTCACCGGGTTCGTGCGCTCGGTCCGCCCGACGTTCCTGCTGGTGCAGAGCGCGTTCTGCGCCGGACTGGCCGGAGCCTCCAGGCGGTGCTCGGCGGAGCTGCTGGACGGCTTGAACGCCGAATTCCGCGAGGACTTCGACGAGCTCGCGTCCCGGCACGATTCGGTGCGCGCCCGGCTGTTCGACTTCGCCCGCGCACCGCACCGGCCGTCCCCTGCGGACCTGCTGCGGCTGCGGCTGGACGCCGCGCGAGTCGCGGGCACGGCGACCAAACTGGAATCCACCCTCATCGGCGGCCGCGGCTACGTCGCCACCAGCGCGACGAGCCGCCGGTTGCGCGAGGCGGCTTTCCTCCCGATCCAAGCTCCGACGGAAGGACAACTGCGGTGGGAACTTTCACGGTCCGCCTGA
- a CDS encoding ABC transporter permease, whose amino-acid sequence MTATSPREAEETVRNARSSADGRLVHRAGPPLVAIVVAVALWWLVTDVLTGDRLLSSFAPQHAVPAVGELLTRGVLLPDVAASLWRLLLGMLIAAVIGIPVGLLVGSLDVVERATRPVFQFLRMISPLSWAPIAVAVFGIGHRPVTFLVAAAAVWPIVLNTAAGVHAVSPGHLQVARSLGASRFEVLTSVVLPTARGHVLTGLRLALGIAWVVLVPAEMLGVDSGLGYQILNSRDQLAYDQVMAVILVIGVLGYLLDTLARTVLRPRRR is encoded by the coding sequence ATGACCGCGACCTCCCCGCGCGAAGCCGAGGAGACCGTTCGGAACGCACGATCCTCGGCGGACGGACGGCTGGTGCATCGAGCCGGGCCGCCGCTGGTCGCGATCGTGGTCGCCGTCGCGCTGTGGTGGCTGGTGACCGACGTGCTCACCGGCGACCGGCTGCTGTCCTCGTTCGCGCCGCAGCACGCGGTGCCCGCGGTGGGTGAGCTGCTGACGCGGGGCGTGCTGCTGCCGGACGTGGCCGCGAGCTTGTGGCGGCTGCTGCTGGGCATGCTCATCGCCGCCGTCATCGGCATCCCGGTGGGGCTGCTCGTGGGTTCGCTCGACGTCGTGGAGCGCGCCACCCGCCCCGTGTTCCAGTTCCTGCGGATGATCTCGCCGCTGTCCTGGGCGCCGATCGCCGTGGCCGTGTTCGGCATCGGACACCGGCCGGTGACGTTCCTGGTCGCGGCGGCGGCCGTCTGGCCGATCGTGCTCAACACCGCGGCGGGAGTCCACGCGGTGTCGCCCGGCCACCTCCAAGTGGCGCGTTCCCTCGGCGCGAGCCGGTTCGAAGTGCTCACCAGCGTGGTGCTGCCGACCGCGCGCGGCCACGTGCTCACCGGGCTGCGGCTGGCCCTGGGCATCGCGTGGGTGGTGCTGGTTCCGGCGGAGATGCTGGGCGTGGATTCCGGACTGGGCTACCAGATCCTGAATTCCCGCGACCAACTCGCCTACGACCAGGTGATGGCGGTGATCCTGGTGATCGGCGTCCTCGGCTACCTGCTGGACACCCTGGCGCGCACCGTCCTGCGACCCCGGCGGAGGTGA
- a CDS encoding alpha/beta fold hydrolase, translating into MRLLYVVIVLLLVGAGFGVAQVDSGVARTSTVVDGVPVDLVRPAEPSAEQAPAVVVTHGYAGSRRLMADWATTLARAGFVVALPDFAGHGANRTPLPEGSASRPRLAADLTATVELLHRTPGVDPARIGLVGHSMGAGAVHRFASEHPEIAATVAISLPGGDTGQDPALPKNLLLLTGRYEFPAFHRAAEQALSAGRPEATWGSPTGDPALGSARQGVTVAGTEHITILFAPQAHAETVRWLQASLHNTATPGANAAGERVLAAALLLGAFAIGLVPLARKLFPPAPPAAERHAAVPRIAGAVAAGGVLALAGSALAPAGWSPPAVGGEVGLFLALFGLGSGLTFALLARAAVRPGPGDSPWRSLAVTCYAVLAVAVPIGFGLAEPVPHGSRWWWTPLVVVGCGITCAAAEFLTCGQNGRRRDAVRAAVLLTALLGIAAAAVVGVLPGFVVLITPLLGALLLWHLAWAAVLTRTGAPWWLPAVVGGVLLGWPLAAVSPLG; encoded by the coding sequence TTGCGGCTGCTGTACGTCGTGATCGTGCTGTTGCTCGTCGGGGCCGGGTTCGGTGTGGCGCAGGTTGATTCGGGCGTTGCGCGCACGAGCACCGTCGTCGACGGCGTGCCGGTCGACCTGGTGCGTCCCGCCGAACCGAGCGCCGAGCAGGCTCCGGCGGTGGTCGTGACGCACGGGTACGCCGGGAGTCGTCGGCTGATGGCCGACTGGGCGACGACGCTGGCGCGTGCGGGATTCGTCGTCGCACTGCCGGATTTCGCCGGGCACGGGGCCAACCGGACGCCACTGCCCGAGGGCTCGGCGAGTCGGCCCCGGCTCGCGGCGGACCTCACCGCGACCGTTGAGCTGCTGCACCGGACGCCGGGGGTGGACCCGGCGCGCATCGGCCTGGTCGGGCACTCCATGGGCGCGGGAGCGGTGCACCGATTCGCGTCCGAGCATCCCGAGATCGCCGCGACGGTGGCGATCTCACTGCCCGGCGGCGACACCGGCCAGGATCCGGCGCTGCCGAAGAACCTCCTGCTGCTCACCGGCCGGTACGAGTTCCCGGCGTTTCACCGAGCGGCCGAGCAGGCCCTGAGCGCCGGGCGTCCTGAAGCAACTTGGGGATCACCCACCGGGGATCCTGCGCTGGGGAGCGCTCGACAGGGCGTCACCGTTGCCGGCACCGAGCACATCACGATCCTGTTCGCGCCGCAGGCGCATGCGGAGACCGTGCGCTGGCTGCAGGCGTCACTGCACAACACCGCCACGCCCGGCGCGAACGCGGCCGGTGAACGCGTTCTCGCCGCCGCACTGCTCCTGGGAGCTTTCGCGATCGGCCTCGTTCCCTTGGCGCGCAAGCTCTTCCCGCCCGCGCCACCGGCCGCGGAACGCCATGCCGCGGTGCCCCGGATCGCCGGAGCCGTCGCGGCCGGGGGCGTCCTCGCCTTGGCCGGTTCCGCCCTGGCCCCGGCGGGATGGTCGCCGCCGGCGGTCGGCGGTGAGGTCGGATTGTTCCTCGCGCTGTTCGGACTCGGCAGCGGACTCACTTTCGCACTCCTCGCCCGGGCAGCAGTCCGGCCTGGACCGGGCGACTCACCTTGGAGATCGCTCGCGGTCACCTGCTACGCCGTGCTGGCTGTCGCCGTCCCCATCGGTTTCGGCCTGGCGGAGCCCGTTCCGCACGGCTCACGCTGGTGGTGGACGCCGCTGGTCGTCGTCGGTTGCGGCATCACCTGCGCCGCAGCGGAGTTCCTGACGTGCGGCCAGAACGGCCGGCGACGAGACGCCGTGCGGGCGGCGGTGCTGCTCACCGCTCTGCTCGGCATCGCGGCGGCGGCGGTCGTGGGCGTCCTTCCGGGCTTCGTCGTCCTGATCACGCCGCTGCTCGGCGCGCTGCTCCTCTGGCACCTCGCCTGGGCCGCCGTCCTCACCAGAACCGGCGCCCCCTGGTGGCTGCCCGCCGTCGTCGGGGGCGTCCTCCTCGGCTGGCCGCTCGCCGCGGTGAGCCCGCTCGGCTGA
- a CDS encoding class II aldolase/adducin family protein: MTRHELVAAGAHLAALGLSPGSSGNISVREGDRMLLTPTGADLADLDPDALSELSLDGEHLAGPRPSKEFPLHGAFYRRDPGTTAVVHLHSRNAAGAACLAPWSDRSAIPPLTPYFVMRVGQSPLIPYAAPGDPAQATALEALDFDFRAALLQNHGPITSGTTLAAAVDAAVEIEEVSALLLRLGSHTPRLLEPHHIHELTEKYGTPWDA, encoded by the coding sequence ATGACACGCCACGAACTGGTCGCCGCCGGTGCCCACCTGGCCGCGCTCGGCCTGAGTCCCGGCTCCTCCGGGAACATCAGCGTCCGCGAGGGCGACCGGATGCTGCTCACGCCGACCGGCGCGGACCTCGCCGACCTCGATCCGGACGCGCTCTCGGAACTGTCGCTGGACGGTGAACACCTGGCAGGCCCCCGGCCGTCGAAGGAGTTCCCGCTGCACGGTGCGTTCTACCGCCGCGACCCGGGCACGACCGCGGTGGTGCACCTGCACTCCCGCAACGCGGCGGGCGCGGCGTGCTTGGCGCCGTGGTCGGATCGCAGCGCGATCCCGCCGCTCACCCCGTACTTCGTGATGCGCGTCGGCCAGTCCCCGCTGATCCCCTACGCCGCACCCGGCGACCCGGCGCAGGCCACGGCGCTGGAGGCGCTCGACTTCGACTTCCGCGCGGCTCTGCTGCAGAACCACGGTCCCATCACCTCCGGCACCACGCTCGCGGCGGCGGTGGACGCGGCGGTGGAGATCGAGGAGGTCTCGGCCCTGCTGCTGCGCCTGGGCTCGCACACTCCCCGCCTGCTCGAACCGCACCACATCCACGAACTCACGGAGAAGTACGGCACGCCTTGGGACGCGTGA
- a CDS encoding DUF4242 domain-containing protein, whose translation MSLYLYEIVPTASARPETEKLLSAFDTAARTAGAELIESQVTGSLDRVFAVVEAEDDTVLGSALNTKRLPEVAELSGPHLVRLVGAELADVKAARPEAGYLVEWDFPADLDMDTYLANKKAKAPKYAEVPEVTFLRTYVREDMAKCLCFYDAPDEDVVRKARDVVSTPVDRLHTLDRG comes from the coding sequence ATGTCCTTGTACCTGTACGAAATCGTGCCCACCGCCAGCGCCCGCCCGGAGACCGAGAAGCTGCTCAGCGCCTTCGACACCGCCGCCCGCACCGCAGGCGCCGAACTGATCGAATCCCAGGTGACCGGCTCGCTGGACCGGGTGTTCGCCGTGGTGGAGGCCGAGGACGACACCGTTCTCGGCAGCGCGCTGAACACGAAGCGGCTCCCCGAGGTGGCCGAGCTCTCCGGCCCGCACCTGGTGCGGCTGGTCGGCGCCGAACTCGCCGACGTCAAGGCGGCCCGCCCGGAGGCCGGTTACCTCGTCGAGTGGGACTTCCCCGCGGACCTGGACATGGACACCTACCTGGCGAACAAGAAGGCCAAGGCCCCGAAGTACGCCGAGGTCCCGGAGGTCACGTTCCTGCGCACCTACGTGCGCGAGGACATGGCGAAGTGCCTGTGCTTCTACGACGCGCCGGACGAGGACGTGGTCCGCAAGGCCCGCGACGTCGTGAGCACCCCCGTCGACCGCCTGCACACCTTGGATCGTGGCTGA
- a CDS encoding ABC transporter ATP-binding protein, which produces MGTFTVRLTGADKSYGHGPRRRNVLSGLELSVRDGEFLVILGPSGCGKSTLLRVLAGLESLDGGSVEWSSGASRPPIGAVFQQPHLMPWLTVRDNVLLGGRYRANRGRFAPDWAAELITRLGLAELAESYPDQLSGGQAQRVAVARAAAIEPALLLLDEPFSALDPAARGDLRSWVRSTTDDLRLTTVLVTHDVDEALLVGDRIAMLDGSGTVAQEWPNDPGSTDGPLREELLARYPAGPVAAGVI; this is translated from the coding sequence GTGGGAACTTTCACGGTCCGCCTGACCGGAGCGGACAAGTCCTACGGCCACGGGCCGCGCCGCCGAAACGTCCTCAGTGGACTTGAATTGTCCGTGCGGGACGGGGAATTCCTGGTGATCCTCGGACCCAGCGGGTGCGGCAAGTCGACGTTGCTGCGGGTGCTCGCCGGGCTGGAGTCGCTGGACGGCGGTTCCGTCGAGTGGTCCAGCGGCGCCTCCCGGCCGCCCATCGGAGCCGTTTTCCAGCAACCGCACCTGATGCCGTGGCTGACGGTGCGGGACAACGTGCTGCTCGGCGGGCGCTACCGGGCCAACCGGGGCCGCTTCGCCCCGGACTGGGCGGCGGAGCTGATCACCCGGCTGGGCCTGGCGGAGCTCGCCGAGTCCTATCCGGACCAGCTCTCCGGCGGGCAGGCGCAGCGCGTCGCGGTCGCACGAGCGGCGGCGATCGAACCGGCGCTGCTGCTGCTCGACGAACCGTTCAGCGCACTCGATCCGGCTGCGCGCGGCGACCTGCGGAGCTGGGTGCGTTCGACCACCGACGACTTGCGGTTGACCACGGTGCTGGTCACCCACGACGTGGACGAGGCGCTGCTGGTCGGTGATCGCATCGCGATGCTCGACGGTTCCGGGACGGTGGCCCAGGAGTGGCCGAACGATCCGGGCAGCACCGACGGCCCGCTGCGGGAGGAACTGCTGGCGCGCTACCCGGCGGGACCGGTCGCGGCCGGAGTCATCTGA
- a CDS encoding TetR/AcrR family transcriptional regulator: MATTRSGGAAPARRLLEAAGNLFVREGIRAVGIDRVLAEAGVARASLYHAFGSKDALVAAYLDDQDEADRRKWEKAAADLDSPRDKILALFDLAHGAAVSRRFRGCLYLNAATEFPDPKHPARASVDRHRAWLHELLVELAEQAGAADAEATAERLRLLYDGAVAGSKFSRSPDPIDLGKQLAADLLDARPARQA, from the coding sequence ATGGCCACCACGCGATCCGGCGGCGCCGCGCCGGCCCGGCGACTGCTGGAGGCGGCGGGAAACCTGTTCGTGCGCGAGGGGATCCGGGCGGTCGGGATCGACCGGGTGCTCGCCGAGGCGGGCGTCGCGCGGGCCAGCCTGTACCACGCGTTCGGCTCCAAGGACGCTTTGGTCGCGGCCTACCTCGACGATCAGGACGAGGCCGATCGCCGGAAGTGGGAGAAGGCCGCCGCGGACCTCGACAGTCCGCGGGACAAGATCCTCGCCCTGTTCGACCTGGCTCACGGGGCGGCGGTGTCCCGGCGTTTCCGGGGGTGCCTGTACCTCAACGCGGCCACCGAGTTCCCCGACCCGAAGCATCCCGCCCGAGCCTCCGTCGACCGGCATCGCGCCTGGCTGCACGAGCTGCTGGTGGAGCTGGCCGAGCAGGCGGGCGCCGCCGATGCCGAGGCCACCGCCGAACGCCTCCGCCTGCTCTACGACGGCGCGGTCGCGGGTTCCAAGTTCAGCCGCAGCCCCGATCCCATCGACCTCGGCAAGCAGCTCGCCGCCGACCTCCTGGACGCCCGACCCGCCCGGCAGGCGTAG